A stretch of Methanosphaerula palustris E1-9c DNA encodes these proteins:
- a CDS encoding chemotaxis protein CheB yields the protein MNENTDSVPVDDAFPIVGVGASAGGLEALEQFLNGVPPKSGMAFVVVQHLDPTQPGMLPELLQRTTPMQVIQITDSLVIQPNCVYVIPPGHDLSLLHRTLFLLEPHAPRGLRLPIDFFFRSLADDLHEKSIGVVLSGMGSDGTIGLRAIKEKGGLVIVQDPASAKFDGMPRSAIDARLADIVAPAEDLPEKILAFARHLPVTTEPEPQIESGAENAFDKIVILLRARTGHDFSLYKKNTVNRRIERRMAIHQIERIATYVRFLQENPPELDLLFRELLIGVTNFFRDPAVWETLGDRVIPDLITASPDGTTLRAWVAGCSTGEEAFSLAIVFREALGNQSPAKQCTLQIYATDLDTDAIDQARMGYYPETIATDITEERLDRFFVKEEKGYRVRKEIREMVVFAPQNIIMDPPFTRLDLLSCRNLLIYLEPEIQRKLIPLFHYALNPGGVLILGTAESIGTFTDLFSSLDAKLRLYRKVQPPLPAPSVEFPTVFFPPTNGTVDPRPTQKPVVNLQSLADQVILQQYAPAAVLTSDTGDILYINGRTGRFLEPAAGKANWNIFAMARDGLRSELGGAFRHALLQEKPVALRGVRIVSEGVTVHTDVTIQKLTEPSPLKGLVLIVLADVPPTPEAPVRVRHTGRREEMLDLKERLRQSEEDLRITREEMQSSQEELKSTNEELQSTNEELQSTNEELTTSKEEMQSLNEELQTVNTELESRVADLSHVNDDMKNLLNSTNIATVFLDNQLNLRWYTAGMTKLVNLLPGDVGRPVTDIASDLFYPDLIRDAGEVLRTLIPVETEVTVRDGHRFSVHITPYRTLENRIDGVVITFADITAFRRLEQELSRARTYAEAIVATIREPLLVLDSEMHVVSANRSFFETFQVSQKEVEGRELSTLGDGEWDIPELQRLLGTILPENAVFSDLRVDHIFPTIGRRLMLLNARRIITEGGNTELILLAFEDVTDRVGADSP from the coding sequence ATGAACGAGAACACTGATTCAGTCCCGGTCGACGATGCCTTCCCCATCGTCGGTGTAGGTGCGTCTGCCGGCGGGCTTGAGGCCCTTGAGCAGTTCCTGAATGGTGTACCCCCAAAGAGCGGCATGGCCTTTGTGGTCGTCCAGCACCTCGACCCGACCCAGCCGGGTATGCTGCCCGAACTGCTGCAGCGTACCACCCCGATGCAGGTCATCCAGATCACGGACTCCCTGGTCATTCAACCCAACTGTGTCTACGTCATCCCGCCAGGCCATGACCTCTCCCTGCTCCACCGAACCCTCTTCCTGCTCGAACCGCACGCCCCACGGGGATTGCGCCTCCCGATCGACTTCTTCTTCCGTTCCCTGGCCGACGACCTGCACGAGAAGAGTATCGGCGTCGTTCTGTCTGGCATGGGCTCCGACGGCACGATCGGCCTGCGAGCGATCAAGGAAAAGGGAGGGCTTGTGATCGTCCAGGACCCCGCCTCCGCAAAATTCGACGGCATGCCCCGGAGTGCCATCGACGCGAGGCTGGCCGACATCGTCGCACCTGCCGAAGACCTGCCGGAGAAGATCCTCGCATTCGCCCGGCACCTGCCAGTCACCACCGAACCGGAGCCTCAGATCGAGTCAGGGGCAGAAAATGCCTTTGACAAGATCGTCATCCTGCTTCGGGCCCGCACCGGGCACGACTTCTCCCTGTACAAAAAGAACACTGTGAACCGGCGTATCGAGCGACGGATGGCGATCCACCAGATCGAGCGGATCGCCACCTATGTACGGTTTCTCCAGGAGAACCCCCCGGAACTCGACCTGCTCTTCAGGGAACTCCTGATCGGGGTAACCAATTTCTTCCGTGATCCGGCCGTCTGGGAAACGCTCGGAGACCGGGTGATCCCGGACCTCATCACAGCCTCGCCGGACGGCACTACGCTCAGAGCTTGGGTGGCCGGCTGCTCAACCGGCGAGGAGGCCTTCTCCCTCGCGATCGTCTTCCGGGAGGCCCTCGGGAACCAGTCGCCGGCGAAGCAGTGTACCCTGCAGATCTACGCCACCGACCTCGACACGGATGCCATCGACCAGGCGCGGATGGGATACTATCCCGAGACGATCGCGACCGATATTACGGAGGAGCGTCTGGACCGGTTCTTTGTCAAAGAGGAGAAGGGATACCGGGTCAGAAAGGAGATCCGGGAGATGGTGGTCTTTGCCCCACAGAACATTATCATGGACCCGCCGTTCACCAGGCTCGATCTTCTCAGCTGCCGGAACCTGCTGATCTACCTGGAACCGGAGATCCAGCGAAAACTGATCCCTCTCTTCCACTATGCCCTGAACCCGGGAGGCGTGCTGATCCTCGGCACGGCCGAATCCATCGGAACCTTCACCGATCTCTTCTCGTCGCTCGATGCCAAACTCAGGCTGTACCGTAAGGTCCAGCCTCCCCTGCCAGCACCATCGGTCGAATTCCCCACTGTCTTCTTCCCGCCCACCAACGGTACAGTCGATCCGCGACCGACACAAAAACCGGTGGTTAACCTGCAATCGCTGGCCGACCAGGTGATCCTGCAGCAGTATGCACCTGCGGCCGTGTTGACCAGTGATACCGGCGACATTCTCTATATCAACGGGCGAACAGGGCGGTTTCTCGAGCCGGCGGCCGGAAAGGCCAACTGGAATATCTTCGCCATGGCCCGCGACGGGCTGCGTTCCGAACTGGGAGGTGCGTTCCGACATGCACTCCTACAGGAGAAGCCGGTCGCCCTCAGAGGAGTCAGGATCGTGAGTGAGGGGGTGACCGTTCACACAGACGTCACGATTCAGAAACTCACCGAGCCCTCTCCCCTGAAGGGGCTGGTGCTGATCGTTCTCGCCGATGTGCCACCCACTCCGGAAGCGCCGGTGCGAGTCCGCCACACCGGCCGGCGCGAGGAGATGCTGGACCTGAAGGAAAGGCTCCGCCAGAGCGAAGAGGATCTCAGGATAACCCGGGAGGAGATGCAGTCCTCGCAGGAGGAGTTGAAGTCGACCAACGAGGAACTCCAGTCGACCAATGAAGAACTCCAGTCGACCAACGAGGAACTGACCACCTCCAAAGAGGAGATGCAGTCGCTCAACGAAGAACTCCAGACCGTCAACACAGAACTGGAGAGCCGGGTCGCCGATCTCTCGCATGTGAATGACGACATGAAGAACCTGTTGAATAGCACCAACATCGCGACGGTCTTCCTCGACAACCAGCTCAACCTGCGGTGGTACACAGCCGGGATGACAAAACTGGTCAACCTGCTCCCGGGTGATGTGGGCCGGCCAGTCACAGACATTGCGTCCGACCTCTTCTACCCGGACCTGATCAGGGATGCCGGGGAGGTGCTGCGAACCCTCATTCCCGTGGAAACAGAGGTCACAGTCAGGGACGGCCACCGATTCTCGGTCCATATCACACCCTACCGGACCCTCGAAAACAGGATCGATGGCGTGGTGATCACGTTCGCGGATATCACGGCCTTCCGGAGACTGGAACAGGAACTCTCCAGGGCCCGCACCTATGCCGAGGCGATCGTGGCGACGATACGGGAGCCGCTGCTCGTCCTCGACAGTGAAATGCACGTCGTGTCGGCGAACCGCTCGTTCTTCGAGACGTTTCAGGTCTCACAGAAGGAGGTCGAGGGCCGCGAACTCTCCACGCTCGGCGACGGGGAATGGGACATTCCTGAACTTCAGCGGCTGCTGGGGACGATCCTGCCGGAGAACGCAGTCTTCAGTGACTTACGGGTCGACCATATCTTCCCGACGATCGGACGACGCCTGATGCTGCTCAATGCCCGCCGGATCATCACCGAGGGAGGGAATACGGAACTGATTCTGCTCGCCTTTGAGGATGTGACCGATAGAGTGGGAGCGGACAGTCCATGA
- a CDS encoding sensor histidine kinase, translated as MKPDREKSLNPTPSDTNRLRQHAEEALKTQPTLSDAVLSHEKAIALVHELQVHQIELEMQNEELAQTREEAETLRDQYIDLYDFAPVGYVTLDPAGIIQEVNLTGSLLLSMNRGALIGARFGAFLHLDSRLPFTAFCERVRRTGITETCDLKMQGPAGDRVWYAHLDGRVKQAGPNSDGRIRLAFSDVTENRRANEAAAESELRFRRLFETMLQGVVYQNADGRIISMNPAAERILGKSPAEFINQTSEDTEHHTIREDGTKFLGLEHPAMVALRTGEDIKDVVMGVFNPREQGYRWISIDAVPLFHPSEKRPYQVYTIFDDITERRKAEEVLREYGEKVQASNEELQQFAYVTSHDLQEPLRNIVSFSQLLNRRYQGRLDADADEYLGFIIEGGQRMQLLIKDLLQFSQVQTTARPLEQVDMHGVVADVLRMMERQIREANATVTMGDLPAIMADASQLEQVFTNLIGNALKYRRHDLPPAIQISAERMRKCWRFAVADNGIGIAPEFFDRIFVVFQRLHTIEEFEGTGIGLAIVKKIVERHGGRVSVTSVPGEGSTFFFTLPAVEIRARSRNV; from the coding sequence ATGAAACCAGACCGTGAGAAGTCACTGAATCCAACACCCTCTGACACAAACCGCCTCAGACAGCATGCCGAGGAGGCGTTAAAGACACAACCGACCCTATCGGACGCAGTACTTTCGCATGAGAAAGCGATCGCCCTGGTCCACGAACTGCAGGTCCATCAGATCGAACTGGAGATGCAGAACGAAGAACTGGCCCAGACCCGGGAAGAGGCTGAAACTCTGCGGGACCAGTACATCGATCTCTATGACTTTGCGCCGGTTGGCTATGTCACGCTCGATCCGGCCGGGATCATCCAGGAGGTGAACCTGACCGGATCGCTGCTACTGTCAATGAACCGGGGGGCCCTCATCGGCGCACGGTTCGGGGCGTTCCTCCACCTGGACTCCCGGCTCCCCTTCACGGCGTTCTGCGAGCGGGTGCGTCGCACCGGCATCACAGAGACCTGCGACCTGAAAATGCAGGGGCCGGCCGGAGACCGGGTCTGGTATGCCCATCTGGATGGGAGGGTCAAGCAAGCGGGGCCGAACAGCGACGGTCGGATCCGGCTGGCCTTCAGCGATGTCACCGAGAACAGAAGGGCGAACGAAGCAGCAGCCGAGAGCGAACTGCGCTTCCGGCGACTCTTCGAGACAATGCTTCAGGGCGTGGTCTACCAGAACGCTGACGGCCGAATCATCTCCATGAACCCCGCAGCCGAGCGAATCCTCGGGAAGAGTCCGGCCGAATTCATCAACCAGACCTCGGAGGATACCGAGCATCACACGATCCGCGAGGACGGCACGAAGTTCCTGGGCCTGGAACATCCGGCGATGGTGGCCCTCAGAACCGGAGAGGATATCAAGGATGTGGTGATGGGCGTGTTCAATCCCAGGGAGCAGGGCTACCGCTGGATCAGCATCGACGCCGTCCCTCTCTTCCATCCGAGCGAGAAGAGGCCCTACCAGGTCTACACAATCTTCGACGACATCACTGAGCGCAGAAAAGCCGAAGAGGTGCTCAGGGAGTATGGAGAGAAGGTGCAGGCGAGCAACGAGGAGCTCCAGCAATTCGCCTATGTCACCTCGCACGATCTGCAGGAGCCACTCAGAAACATCGTCAGTTTCAGCCAACTCCTCAACCGACGATATCAGGGCCGGCTCGACGCAGATGCGGATGAGTATCTCGGGTTCATCATCGAAGGCGGGCAGCGGATGCAGTTGTTGATCAAGGATCTGCTCCAGTTCTCTCAGGTCCAGACCACGGCCAGACCCCTGGAACAGGTGGACATGCACGGGGTCGTTGCCGACGTTCTTCGGATGATGGAGAGGCAGATCCGCGAAGCGAACGCGACCGTGACCATGGGCGACCTCCCGGCGATCATGGCTGACGCATCCCAGCTCGAGCAGGTCTTTACGAACCTCATAGGAAACGCCCTGAAGTACCGCCGGCACGACCTGCCCCCTGCGATCCAGATCTCAGCCGAGCGGATGAGGAAGTGCTGGCGTTTCGCTGTCGCGGATAATGGGATCGGGATCGCACCCGAGTTCTTCGATCGTATCTTTGTGGTCTTCCAGCGGCTCCATACGATAGAGGAGTTCGAGGGCACGGGGATCGGGCTCGCGATCGTCAAGAAGATCGTCGAACGACACGGCGGACGTGTCAGCGTCACGTCGGTGCCTGGCGAGGGGAGCACGTTCTTCTTCACCCTGCCGGCGGTGGAGATCCGCGCACGGTCACGGAATGTCTGA
- a CDS encoding PAS domain S-box protein yields MISVLYVDDESALLEIGKLYLERTTEFSVTTALSAPAALDLMKSNEIQAVVSDYQMPGMDGIELLKKIRTTNKTIPFILFTGRGREEVAIDAFENGADFYLQKGGAPKPQFAELTHKIKAAVEHRRADQQVTIVNRLYSVLSTTNKAIVHIHDRTELLKEICRIVVDDGGFMMAWAGIVDDEKHLIEPIAQAGHVEGYLDSISISTDDVPHGQGPTGTAFREGRSNVCNDIENNSAMVAWRKGALERGYRSLAAFPFALGTENAGVLTFFAAEPGFFTDRIIRLLHEQSGDISFALATLDHEEKRRTAEGELRRSELRYRRLFQTAQDAILILDGDTGEIIDANKFILDMLGYPLDYFIGKHLWELGFIQDKSLAKKAFTELKTEGYIRYEDLPLETIQGRTMNVEFISNIYFVDDKRIIQCNIRDISERKHAEDDLKRSELKYRRLFQTAQDAILILNGDTGEIIDANKFILDMLGYPLDYFLGKHLWELGFIQDKSLAKKAFTELKTEGYIRYEDLPLETIQGRTMNVEFISNVYLVDDRRIIQCNIRDISERKHAEEALLESEAKFRTLFESASDAIFIMNRTVFLECNHSTEVMYACPRDQIIGHSPVEFLPERQPDGSLSAEKAKEKIDAAFSGEPQFFEGVLARHDRTPFDVEMTLNRIVLRGDYCLQAIVRDISDRRRVEEALHELGAYNRSLIEASIDPLVTINRDGKIQDVNTATEEATGMPRADLIGTDFSDYFTEPDRAEAGYKMVFRDGTVVDYALEIRHRDGRVTPVQYNATVYRDESGKIVGVFAAVRDITELKRVEDALKLANRKLNLLFSITRHDINNQLTALQGYLNIIADSQLDLAFSENFEKISTATKWISAMIQFTKEYEAIGVNAPVWQDIRILVNTAARTVPFGQVMMKNDLPAGTEIFADLLIVKVCYNLMDNAVRYGGTITTIRFFVQESGDDLLIVCEDDGDGVPAEHKEKIFERGFGKNTGLGLAISREILDITGIAIHEIGEPGTGARFEILVPKGMWRITGKNT; encoded by the coding sequence ATGATATCAGTTCTCTATGTAGATGATGAGTCCGCACTCCTCGAGATTGGTAAACTGTACCTCGAGCGGACGACCGAATTTTCGGTCACCACTGCACTTTCTGCTCCGGCCGCCCTCGATCTGATGAAATCCAATGAGATCCAGGCTGTTGTCTCCGATTACCAGATGCCGGGAATGGATGGCATAGAACTCTTAAAGAAGATCCGGACGACGAATAAGACCATCCCGTTCATCCTCTTCACCGGCAGAGGCAGGGAGGAGGTTGCAATCGACGCCTTTGAAAACGGTGCAGACTTTTATCTTCAGAAAGGAGGAGCACCCAAACCACAGTTTGCCGAGCTCACGCACAAGATTAAGGCGGCAGTCGAACATCGCCGGGCCGATCAGCAGGTCACCATCGTCAACCGGCTCTATTCGGTGCTGAGCACGACAAACAAGGCAATCGTTCATATTCATGACAGAACGGAACTGCTGAAGGAGATCTGCCGGATCGTTGTCGACGATGGCGGTTTTATGATGGCCTGGGCAGGAATCGTCGATGATGAAAAACACCTCATTGAACCCATTGCACAGGCCGGTCATGTTGAAGGCTATCTGGATTCGATCTCGATATCGACTGATGACGTGCCCCACGGGCAGGGCCCGACCGGAACTGCATTCCGGGAAGGAAGATCCAATGTCTGCAATGATATCGAAAATAATTCAGCCATGGTGGCATGGCGCAAAGGAGCGCTCGAGCGGGGATATCGTTCCCTTGCCGCCTTCCCCTTCGCACTTGGTACGGAAAATGCCGGTGTTCTCACCTTCTTTGCTGCCGAACCGGGATTTTTTACCGACCGGATCATCCGGCTTCTTCATGAACAGTCCGGGGATATCTCGTTTGCCCTCGCGACGCTTGATCATGAAGAGAAACGAAGAACTGCTGAAGGTGAACTGAGGAGATCTGAACTTCGGTATCGGCGTCTGTTTCAAACGGCCCAGGATGCGATCCTGATCCTTGACGGGGACACCGGGGAGATCATCGATGCGAATAAATTTATTCTGGATATGCTTGGATACCCACTGGATTACTTCATCGGGAAGCATCTCTGGGAACTTGGATTTATCCAGGATAAATCCCTGGCAAAAAAAGCGTTCACTGAACTGAAGACAGAGGGGTATATCCGATATGAAGATCTGCCCCTGGAGACAATTCAGGGCAGGACGATGAATGTGGAGTTCATCAGCAATATCTACTTTGTTGATGACAAGAGAATTATTCAGTGCAACATCCGGGATATCAGCGAGCGAAAACATGCCGAAGATGACCTGAAGAGATCGGAACTCAAGTACCGTCGGCTGTTTCAAACAGCCCAGGATGCGATCCTGATCCTTAATGGGGACACCGGGGAGATCATCGATGCGAACAAATTCATTCTGGATATGCTCGGATACCCGCTGGATTACTTCCTCGGGAAGCATCTCTGGGAACTTGGATTTATCCAAGATAAATCCCTGGCAAAAAAAGCGTTCACTGAACTGAAGACAGAGGGGTATATCCGATATGAAGATCTGCCCCTGGAGACAATTCAGGGCAGGACGATGAATGTGGAGTTCATCAGCAATGTCTACCTTGTTGATGACAGGAGAATTATCCAGTGCAACATCAGGGACATCAGCGAACGAAAACATGCCGAAGAGGCACTCTTGGAGAGCGAAGCGAAGTTCCGGACGCTCTTTGAAAGTGCAAGCGATGCCATCTTCATCATGAACCGTACGGTCTTTCTGGAGTGCAATCACAGCACCGAGGTGATGTATGCCTGTCCCCGGGACCAGATCATCGGACACTCCCCTGTGGAATTTCTACCTGAACGACAGCCTGACGGAAGTCTTTCAGCAGAAAAAGCAAAAGAGAAGATTGATGCCGCCTTCTCTGGAGAACCCCAATTTTTCGAGGGGGTTCTTGCCCGTCATGATCGCACCCCCTTCGATGTCGAAATGACCCTCAACCGCATTGTGCTCAGAGGAGATTACTGCCTGCAAGCCATCGTTCGGGACATCTCCGATCGCAGGCGGGTGGAAGAAGCACTGCACGAACTTGGCGCCTATAACCGTAGCCTGATCGAAGCGAGCATCGATCCTCTCGTAACGATCAACCGTGACGGGAAGATCCAGGATGTGAATACTGCCACGGAAGAAGCAACCGGTATGCCAAGGGCTGACCTGATCGGCACCGATTTTTCAGATTACTTTACAGAACCAGACCGGGCAGAGGCCGGGTACAAGATGGTCTTCCGTGACGGGACTGTCGTGGATTATGCCCTGGAGATCCGGCACCGGGATGGTCGGGTGACTCCTGTTCAGTACAATGCGACGGTGTACCGCGATGAATCGGGAAAAATTGTGGGTGTCTTCGCTGCAGTCCGTGATATCACTGAACTGAAGCGGGTGGAGGATGCATTAAAACTGGCGAACCGGAAACTCAACCTCCTTTTCAGTATCACCCGTCATGATATCAACAACCAGCTCACCGCGCTGCAGGGATATCTCAATATAATCGCAGATTCACAGTTGGATCTCGCATTCAGCGAGAATTTTGAGAAAATATCAACTGCAACGAAATGGATCTCCGCCATGATCCAGTTCACCAAAGAATACGAAGCGATTGGTGTCAATGCCCCGGTCTGGCAGGATATCCGAATACTTGTGAATACTGCGGCCAGGACAGTCCCGTTCGGACAGGTCATGATGAAGAACGATCTCCCTGCTGGTACCGAGATATTCGCCGACCTGCTGATAGTCAAGGTCTGTTACAACCTGATGGATAATGCAGTTCGATACGGCGGAACGATCACGACCATCCGGTTCTTTGTGCAGGAATCTGGCGATGACCTTCTGATCGTATGTGAGGACGATGGCGATGGTGTCCCTGCAGAGCATAAGGAGAAGATCTTTGAACGTGGATTTGGGAAGAATACGGGGCTTGGCTTAGCCATCTCTCGGGAGATCCTTGATATTACCGGTATCGCCATTCATGAGATTGGTGAGCCGGGCACGGGGGCACGGTTTGAGATCCTGGTGCCAAAAGGTATGTGGCGTATCACGGGGAAGAACACCTGA
- a CDS encoding PAS domain-containing protein gives MITACKPSFGRFPIAGRGVLHWLGTYNCSLFEVSIDPFVTISPDRTIQEVNTVTGNVTGISGDEQIGTDLSEHGTDPEKVREGYRQIISREKASIIRLRSGIPTGIPYIFGAMQRCIAAATERSQGDFAAVCDFSD, from the coding sequence GTGATTACTGCCTGCAAGCCATCGTTCGGGAGGTTCCCGATCGCAGGTAGGGGGGTACTCCACTGGCTTGGCACGTACAACTGCAGCCTTTTCGAAGTGAGCATCGATCCGTTCGTAACGATCAGCCCTGACAGAACGATCCAGGAGGTGAATACCGTCACTGGGAACGTGACTGGCATATCTGGGGATGAACAGATTGGCACCGATCTCTCTGAGCACGGTACGGATCCGGAGAAGGTACGCGAGGGATATCGTCAGATCATCTCCAGGGAAAAAGCATCGATCATCCGCTTGAGATCCGGCATCCCAACCGGCATACCATATATATTCGGTGCAATGCAACGGTGTATCGCGGCAGCGACGGAGAGATCACAGGGGGACTTTGCAGCAGTGTGCGACTTTTCCGACTGA
- a CDS encoding PAS domain S-box protein, with product MVSTISVLYVDDESVLLDIGKLYLERTTDFSVITTSSARAALDLMKSNDIQAIVSDYQMPGMDGIELLKAVRAMNKSIPFILFTGRGREEIAIQAFENGADFYLQKGGAPKPQFAELSHKIKAAVNHRRADLQVIALQRLYTVLSATNHAIVRIHDKKELLNEICRIVVDDGGFTMAWAGFFDGEKHLIEPIAQAGYVEGFLDQMLISTDDIPLGQGPTGTAFRKGMFTVCNDIESDPKMALWRKGALERGYRSLAAFPFALDTRNAGVISFYASESGFFTDQIIELLHEQSGDISFALGILDHEEQRIAAINNLKKSEIQYRRLFETAQDAILILEGDTGKIIDANAFILDMLGYPLEYCIGKNLWELGFIRDKSIAQHAFTELKTNGYIRYEDLPLETKDGRSITVDFISHVYNVGDKKIFQCNIRDITSRKVFQDALKTSETRYRRLFETAQDAILILDGDAGEIIDANAFILDMLGYPLEYCIGKHLWELGFIKDKSIAQHAFAELKTNGRIRYEDLPLETKDGRSIDVDFIGHVYYVGDKKIFQCNIRDITSRKVFQDALKISEIRYRRLFETAQDAILILDGDTGEIIDANGFILDMLGYPLEYCIGKHLWELGFIKDKFIAQHAFAELKTKGYIRYEDLPLETKDGRSIDVDFISHVYLAGDKKIFQCNIRDITARRHVRDALVESEAQYRTLFEYTSDAVFIMNSTVILDCNHNTEVISGCSRDQILGSSPVALSPKCQPDGRLSTEKAKEKIDSAFSGEPQFFEWVQTRYDHTTFNVDVILNRIVLKGDYCLQAIVREVPDRR from the coding sequence TTGGTTTCTACGATATCGGTTCTTTATGTAGACGATGAGTCCGTCCTCCTCGACATTGGAAAACTGTACCTCGAGCGGACGACTGATTTTTCCGTGATCACGACATCATCTGCTCGGGCTGCCCTCGACCTGATGAAATCTAATGATATCCAGGCCATTGTCTCTGATTATCAGATGCCGGGGATGGATGGTATTGAGTTATTAAAAGCGGTCAGGGCGATGAATAAATCCATCCCGTTCATCCTCTTCACCGGCAGGGGCAGGGAAGAGATCGCTATTCAGGCTTTTGAAAACGGTGCGGATTTTTATCTCCAGAAAGGTGGGGCGCCCAAACCACAGTTTGCCGAACTTTCACATAAGATTAAGGCAGCAGTCAATCATCGCCGGGCTGATCTCCAGGTCATCGCCCTCCAGCGGCTCTATACGGTGCTCAGTGCGACAAACCACGCAATCGTTCGTATCCATGATAAAAAGGAACTGTTGAACGAGATCTGCCGGATCGTTGTCGATGACGGCGGTTTTACGATGGCCTGGGCAGGATTTTTCGATGGTGAAAAGCACCTCATCGAACCCATTGCACAGGCTGGATATGTCGAAGGTTTTCTCGATCAGATGTTGATATCGACCGATGATATACCCCTTGGTCAAGGTCCGACCGGAACTGCATTCCGCAAGGGAATGTTCACGGTCTGTAATGATATCGAAAGCGATCCGAAGATGGCTCTGTGGCGCAAAGGAGCGCTTGAGCGGGGTTATCGTTCGCTCGCTGCCTTCCCCTTCGCTCTAGATACCAGAAATGCCGGTGTAATCTCATTTTACGCTTCGGAATCTGGTTTTTTTACCGATCAGATCATCGAGCTTCTTCATGAACAATCCGGAGATATCTCGTTTGCTCTTGGAATTCTGGATCATGAAGAGCAACGAATAGCGGCCATAAACAATCTTAAAAAATCAGAGATCCAGTACCGCCGTCTCTTTGAGACGGCACAGGATGCGATCCTGATCCTTGAAGGTGATACTGGTAAAATTATCGATGCAAATGCATTCATTCTCGATATGCTCGGATACCCGCTTGAGTACTGTATCGGCAAAAATCTCTGGGAACTCGGGTTCATCAGGGACAAATCCATCGCTCAGCATGCATTCACTGAACTGAAGACGAACGGTTATATCCGGTACGAGGATCTTCCTCTGGAGACCAAGGACGGGCGAAGTATTACTGTCGATTTCATCAGCCATGTCTACAATGTAGGCGATAAGAAGATCTTTCAGTGCAACATCCGGGATATCACCAGCAGGAAAGTGTTTCAGGATGCATTGAAGACATCAGAGACCCGGTACCGTCGCCTCTTCGAAACGGCACAGGACGCGATCCTGATCCTTGACGGTGATGCCGGTGAAATTATCGATGCAAATGCATTCATTCTCGATATGCTGGGGTACCCGCTTGAGTACTGTATCGGCAAACATCTCTGGGAACTCGGGTTCATCAAGGACAAATCCATCGCTCAGCACGCATTCGCTGAACTGAAAACAAACGGTCGCATCCGATATGAAGACCTCCCTCTGGAGACAAAGGACGGGCGGAGTATTGATGTCGATTTCATTGGTCATGTCTACTATGTTGGTGATAAGAAGATCTTCCAGTGCAACATCCGGGATATCACCAGCAGGAAAGTGTTTCAGGATGCATTGAAGATATCTGAAATCCGGTACCGCCGTCTCTTCGAAACAGCACAGGATGCGATCCTGATCCTTGACGGTGATACTGGTGAAATTATTGATGCAAATGGATTCATTCTCGATATGCTCGGGTACCCGCTTGAGTACTGTATCGGTAAACATCTCTGGGAACTCGGGTTCATCAAGGACAAATTCATCGCTCAGCATGCATTCGCTGAACTGAAAACGAAGGGTTATATTCGGTACGAGGATCTGCCCCTGGAGACAAAGGACGGTCGGAGTATTGACGTTGATTTCATCAGTCATGTCTACCTTGCGGGTGACAAGAAGATCTTCCAGTGCAACATCCGGGATATTACCGCACGAAGACATGTGAGAGATGCACTTGTGGAGAGTGAAGCACAGTACCGGACGCTCTTTGAATATACAAGCGATGCCGTCTTCATCATGAACAGCACCGTCATTCTGGACTGCAACCACAATACAGAGGTGATATCTGGCTGTTCCCGAGATCAGATCCTCGGCAGTTCTCCTGTGGCATTGTCCCCGAAATGCCAGCCAGATGGAAGGCTTTCAACTGAGAAAGCAAAAGAGAAGATTGATTCCGCCTTCTCTGGAGAGCCCCAGTTTTTTGAGTGGGTCCAGACCCGTTATGATCACACCACCTTCAATGTCGATGTGATTCTCAACCGCATCGTGCTCAAGGGTGATTACTGCCTGCAAGCCATCGTTCGGGAGGTTCCCGATCGCAGGTAG